From Gadus macrocephalus chromosome 16, ASM3116895v1:
CCTCCCTACCACATCTCCTATTTTCTATATTAAGGTAATAGGAGTTGGGCATGAAGTCAAATAACCCGCCAAGCTCTCCACCCCTGAATACGTCATGGGATATAGGATGTGGTGCTGTTCAGCGACTTCCCCACTGTCCAAGGGGCCGTCCAATACCACCCTTTCTTTCCCTAGACCAATGGCAATGTCCTGTGAGGTTTGATTGACAGAGGCCTGTAGACTGAGATTTTGGATGTGGTCAATGGGAAGTgaaaaggtggtggtggtgtttgccAGTGCATCGGGCACCAGGCTGTCGTCTCTCAATTCCTCCCACAAGTGTCCTAaataaggcaaaaaaaaaaactgtacaTAACTAAAGTAAACAGAGAAGACACATTAAACCCCACACCGTCATTGCATCGCATGGCCACAAGAGTTCACTGTTATTCAATTGTATTCCCTTGCATCTAGACTGGAGTAAGGTCCGACCAACAGTGTGCGTCATAGCCAAGAGCTGAGGTAATTCAGACGAAGGAATTACTGATGCAAATAAACAAATTCATCGCCTCACACGCGCCATGCAGGGACGAGTCACATGCAGTGCAATTGAACCGAGCAGAGGCTGTTCCGCCATCACCATACCTTGGAGCTGCAGGTCCGTCAGACTGGGGTTGAGCGCGTCCACGTCGTAGCTGCCGTCCACCTCGAAGAGCGCATCCTGCACACTCCCGGGGACGACGGCGTAGTCCGTGTGTGCCGAGGCGTGGTAGAGGGGCAGGATCTTCCCGGAGCTCGGGCCCCCACAGGCCCCCGCGGGGCCGGAGAAGGGCTGCTGTCGGCAGGGGGGGTAAAGGGTTAAGTGGGGGGCcgcggggtgtgggggggtggggtgggtaaGATAGCCACATTGCTGGGGAGGGGCCAGGAGGGGGGGATAGTGGGCCGTCGCGGCGCAGGGTTCCCGGAGATTGGCGGGGTGGAGGGACATGCGCGTCCTGTCGTAGAGCGGGGAGCGTTTGGCGAGGGAGGGCTGGCGCTGTGAGGTCTTCTCCGGCTTCTCCCGCAGGAGACGGTCCAGGTCTTCTGGGGGAACCcaacgcaaacacgcacatgaAGTAGAATGGAGTAGCTTGATTTGAACAAAACACCCTGGATAAACTGATGAGGACGAGGACCTTATATCGCTATATCATATCGACGTAACTGTAGTTACAACTCaagccactagaggctgctatcctacatagtgcaggtttaaccaATTGGGCTTGCGGTTTGCAGTTACCTGGCCTGGCCATGCTCTTGCGGACGGTGACGGGGTCTTTGCGACGCCACTTTTGGAGCTCCTCGTGCATCTTGTCCACCTTGGCCGGGTTGAGGGCCCAGAGGCAGCCCTTGCGGGAGGAGTTCCCATTCTTGTTCTCCACCTTCTCAAAGCACTTGTTCAGAGAGAGGTTGTGACGCACCGAATTCTTCCAACCGTCCGGAGCTGTCTAAATGAAGTGGAAGGCAAttcatgtttgagtgtgaggtTCGCACACAGATTATAAGGAAAGAAGACAAGGCTAGGCAAGTTTGTTTATTTAGCACCCTTCAATCACAGAAGAACAGAAACACTGGCATCCCATGCTCGATTTAGAAAGGAATGATTGTGCAGCACCTTTTTTTGGTAGTTGATTGTCTCAGCCTTATTTGCAAATCATtttggattaaagtgtctgTGAAATGCCAAATTGTTGGGGGGGGGAACGTTTATAAGAGGCTCCCTATGTAGACATGGCTTATTTTATAGTAATGCAACTTGTCCGTCCTGAATGACTTTCCATAAATAACACAAAGGCCTGCAGCCTATTGGTTGAAGTGAAGCTGTTTCTGAAGAAGACATTTTAATAGGCCTTCGTGAATGTTAAACTccaaaatttgatttgattccaaGGATGACGCTTAATGTGAGTTGTAGATACCTGTCGTCCTTGCGGATATATATTTTGGTTTTATTGAAGTTCAAATCTGGGTTCACAACTGCAGCTGTCTCCAAATACAATACCATACTACTTACTTACTTTCTTATGTTGCTTCATAGTTCTGTTCCACACCCATTTTTAGTGATAATAAGTTTTTGTCTAACATTGCTTACGTCATAATGAGTGAGGCCCTGTTAATACCAACAACTTTTCTAAGAGCTCAATTAGCAGTGGGTACCTTAAAATAGGGAAAGTGTTCAGTCATGAAGTTGTAGATCTCACTGACAGGAAGGCTCCCTGTTTTGCTGTTCTTCAGAGCCATGAAGATCAGGATGCTAGAGGAGGAATACAACCACAGCACTGACACCCAAGTACTCTGCCTTTCTTCATTTGTGCTTTCATTTGTCCATGCATGCATCCACTTTTTGGTGTTTGACTTGATGTTCACTTTAAGGTACAAAGAACACCACATGGGTTTGTGAGCGTCACTTTGCAAAGTCTAGTGAGCCATTCAGAGTCATCCACGCTCAAAAGTCCCCTTTTATCAGAATCTGGTAATTCAGAATATTTCATGCTTCACAAAGAGCgccagacagatagatagatagatagatagatagatagatagatagatagatagatagatagatagatagatagatagatagatagatagatagatagatagatagatagatagatagatagatagatagatagatagatagatagatagatagatagatagatagatagatagatagatagatagatagatagatagatagatagatagatagatagatagatagatagatagatagatagatagatagatagatagatagatagatagatagatagatagatagatagatagatagatagatagatagatagatagatagatagatagatagatagatagatagatagatagatagatagatagatagatagatagatagatagatagatagatagatagatagatagatagataacctGTATGAGTAGATGGGCTTGGGAAAGACAGATTGGCTCGGGGCTTCCTGGTGTGATGAAGTGGAGTGACATTCAACAGACGTTTCAGAGTTGTTGCCATTCGTAGAATGAACTCTTGATGAAAACTATtgaaagcacgcacacacacacacacacacacacacacacacacacacacacacacacacacacacacacacacacacacacacacacacacacacacacacacacacacacacacacacaaattataatatcctctttttttttttatcaaacacaCCAATATAAATGGTCCATAAAAAAAGACCTAATAAAacctaataaaaaaaactttttctcAAAGTAATGAGATGCAACGGCAGGATCAGTGCTCTGGATGTGCTTGCTGGCACTTGTCGAGCGCAGAGTAATAAACGTGCATACTTTAACCCTAAACTCTGGTTCCCTGAAGACACTGACAATCGCTGCATTCAGATCAAGTCGACGTTGCTGCTCCACTATGTGGCCGCTCCCCATGGGGATCGCAGCGCTCCAACTGCTGCTCACCTGAGGGCCCGGCGCCTGGTACGCACCCTGGCTGGGAGTCAGGTAGTAGGGAGGCTCCACTGGTGTAGCTGGTAGTGCTGCATACGTGCTTTGAGGGCCCTGCGCCGCAACAATGAGTGATTAATCCTCTGTCGTTATAAGACTTACTCTGTGGTCTTAGAGAGAGTGCGAGCAACCCTGGGTAATGCTCAACAACCCTGGGCGATGACAGGGCTCAGGTTCTTTGGTACACTGTTGTTCTGTGTGGGtttgaaattgtgtgtgtgtgggtttaaaattgtgtgtgtgtgtgtgtgtgtgtgtgtgtgtgcatgtagtacatgtgtatgcatgcttaCATTATATGCACACGGGTGCCCCTGCGCAGGTAGGTGTGTATGTTTTGACGGAACTGCGTATGTCGTTGATCATTCATTTCAAGTCTTGACAGACGTAATCCTCTCTTTTCTAGCGTTGCACCTAACCCAGGCCCTCTGAAGGGGCAGCCCTGTACCATGAATCGCTCCTCCCACAGGCCATTGTACGGCTCCCAGAAGAACGGGCTCTCGCCGGCGGCGGGGCAGAGCCGCGTGGCCGAGGAAGCACCGGGGCTCCGGGGCTCCTGGGAGCAGCCGTAGTACAGCGAGCGGAGCTGAGGGCCCCCCGCGGCGGGCCCCGAGCCCTCGCTGAGCTGTCGGCGGTAGGGGTGCAGGAGCCGTCCCTGGACGCCGAGCCGCCTGGAGCACCGCAGCCCCCGTCGGTGCTGTGTCTCCGGTCCGGGGCCCTCATCGGGCCCCTGAGGGGCAGGCTGGGCCGGCTGTGTTCCTGAGACCGGGACAAACACTCAGAGTCAAAGGGTTGTTTGGAGCTCCTCTGGTCACTGAATTCACTGTTCTCATCACGGATTTAGTGGGGAATACacttaaacatatttttatAAACTAAATCATACAGCAGCTAGCAACCCATTTTCTGGGTGCTTGGGGACAAGTTGGAATGACATCTGATAGTGTCAATCACAGGAGTTGATACACCACATAGCTGTCGTCGTGTAATGCAGTGTCCTTCGTGCTTGATTATTGGATGAAGCCAATCCTATTTTAAGAGAACCAGTTTTGATCTATATCTTACTATAGAAGCTGCTGACACTCTAGTCAAGACTGAATCAGAAGAATGGATGGATTGGACACACACATTGGATTTTTGCAAAGCTGCTGAAACCAGCTTTGAAACCCTTATCccttaaaaaaaacatctgaCCTTTTTCTGATGCAGCGTATGATTAAATACAAGTAGACAAGGGATATCCTGTGCCCATTGGAATAAGTGCAGATTAAGATTAGTGACTAGATTAGAGAATATAGAGGGCTGTTAGTCGGGACATGGGGGGTACCTGTGACTGGGCCATCAGCAGCTTGCTGGTTGGAAGGGGTGGTGGGTTTGGCCTAAGGTGAGGCTGCTGGAGTAAAAACAAAGTGCATGTTTCAAAGTGGAATGGTTGAATGAATGCTCAGTTTGAGAGGCAGCGGAAACACAATTTATGCAAGCTATGCTATTGCGAATAAGAAAGTTGAGAGCTGGCACGGGGAAGACAGGTGGTTCATTGACAAATGATGCCTTGAACAGACATATTATATGTACAGATAAGTTTTCCTTTCCTGGAAGATTTTACTGAAACAAAATGGAAACCTGGATACAACAGACCATATGAAAGATTGACATTAAAAAGAAATGTACTTTTAACTTCCCAGTGAGCATATTAGTTTCAGTGGTTATGAAAGATCTTTAGGATGTGTTCTGGGACTATGGTTCAATCAACATTATTTCTACTGAGTAGTGGTTGAAATATGACTGAGCGAGCCCAACACTGCATCTTTATGCTATCCTATCCAtggagccagtgtgtgtgtgtgtgtgtgtgtgtgtgtgtgtgtgtgtgtgtgtgtgtgtgtgtgtgtgtgtgtgtgtgtgtgtgtgtgtgtgtgtgtgtgtgtgtgtgtgtgtgtgtgtgtgtgtgtgcgtgtgtgtgtctgtgtgcacacacgTATAGGAGTCGACCTGCTGTCAATATCATGAAATGCCGTTAAGTCTCACAACTTCCATGGAGAAGAGGCCCCCACTCTACAGAACCGTTACCTGATCCAAACAACCGTAAGGGACACGAGTAAAGTAAAGGTAACCTCAGCCTAACCCCCTACACAGCAAGCTCATTAAAACTGCCAACAAACCATGGCAAATGGGTCAACAAAAGCCAAGTAGTGCTGAGAGAGGCTAAACATGAGTCAAACACAAGCCATTGGAAcctcagaggtgtgtgtgtgtgtttgcgtttgtg
This genomic window contains:
- the foxn1 gene encoding forkhead box protein N1; this encodes MHTHGPQSTYAALPATPVEPPYYLTPSQGAYQAPGPQFSSRVHSTNGNNSETSVECHSTSSHQEAPSQSVFPKPIYSYSILIFMALKNSKTGSLPVSEIYNFMTEHFPYFKTAPDGWKNSVRHNLSLNKCFEKVENKNGNSSRKGCLWALNPAKVDKMHEELQKWRRKDPVTVRKSMARPEDLDRLLREKPEKTSQRQPSLAKRSPLYDRTRMSLHPANLREPCAATAHYPPLLAPPQQCGYLTHPTPPHPAAPHLTLYPPCRQQPFSGPAGACGGPSSGKILPLYHASAHTDYAVVPGSVQDALFEVDGSYDVDALNPSLTDLQLQGHLWEELRDDSLVPDALANTTTTFSLPIDHIQNLSLQASVNQTSQDIAIGLGKERVVLDGPLDSGEVAEQHHILYPMTYSGVESLAGYLTSCPTPITLI